In the Telopea speciosissima isolate NSW1024214 ecotype Mountain lineage chromosome 6, Tspe_v1, whole genome shotgun sequence genome, CGGCCGTCAACAATTACCGTTCTAAGCTTTAACGAAAGATTAGGAGAACGAATCGCGTTTTGAGTGGTCTGAAAATCTATTGCTTGCGAGCTAAATATTTGGGAGAGACGGAGAATCTTATTATGCACCAGTTTTTCCGAAAGGTATGTCCGTAAATAGCAAGTACAGTACAATTACGGGATTTCAACGCCATTCTTATCTATTTTACTACTTAATTTACTAAAAAACCCTTTCAACGCTATTTGAACTGGGAGAGACCGGAAAAGGTTATACAATTACAAAAACACCCCCTTCCGGCTTCCATTGAGTTGTAACTGGAGGAtgtaataattatttttagatgaccaaaatacccccaatagataagagaaaaagataacCAGAATGCAAGGACGTCACTTGAAGTAAGGTTTACTTATCTATCAACTACCACATTTGGGTGCGGACGTCACTTGAACAGTAGAACCCAATGTACTCATCAACTGTGGTTGGATTGCTATTAGCCTATTAATAGAGATGGTTATGGGGTCATATGGCGAGACTACAATAAAAACACTCTCTTTGTCCTAGCTGGAGATATAGATCTAATCAAGTCTGTTATTTGGTTAGAGCTTGAAAGGATACAAAGCTCTATTTGTGATCAAGTGGCCATGGCCCGGGTTCGAGTCTAGAAATAGATTTTCTGTAATAatagggtaaggctgcatacattctgaccttccccaGATCCCATAGTGGAGGAAGCCTTATGCATTGGATCCGcctttttttcttgaaggaaTACACCGAGGTCTAATGATAGTGTTAATAGGAGTATAGAAGCATGTTTAGTATATCACTAAGCAATCCTAAGCTCCATGGGAAACCTGGTGGCACTTGGGTCAAATTGAGCAGCACATcccctttttttaatggaaattcagtttggttttggttagaGTGAAGCGACCTGACCTGCTAACCTTTGTCAAGATGCAATCCTTCCCTTCTGAGCAATTTTTTTGGATCTGAATGATCTGCCACAAGATCTCAATGACGCCATTGCTAGAGATGCATCAGGGTCAATATTTATGAGTGTAACATTATTGTATATCCTCATTCCTTTTATTCTTAATATAATTCTCTTTCcgtttcttattaaaaaaaaaattaatttcccCATGGTCATGTATCCACTATCGAGGGATTCTCCAAGGCCTCACGCCTTACAGGCATGGATGCAAAAAATCGAAATTAGATGAATTGAATTGGGACTGGGGCCGGGAAGGGGGTGGTAGTGGCGATGGAAGCAGGGAtgtagtggcggtggtggtgctgATGAGACCGTCAAGAAAataagggtggtgttttatttttaacatgaaattattgcTTCGctcatcaaattaaccatgtgctgaTTAAAGAGCAAGACTGCAAGAGTGAGATGATTTCCAATATGAAATTGAAACATCTCCTCaattatttcagaatttttattccatttaatctctatttcattgaaataccaaacaatttttcagaTAAACATAaacccatgaaattgaaatagaaatagaaattataccaaatcaggcctatgACCAAACTAATGGTATTCGGCTCTCCAGCCTTGGCGGGAATTGGAGGATCCAATCCAATAAAAACAGGGGTGTTTGGATCATTTCACAGGCAgaccccctatgaaatgaccaaaaccccccttgtttttgctgggctgaaTCCTCCGACTCCTAccatggctggaggagagccagatctaAACTGATGTCAGTGTCTCCGAGGCTCAGGCCTGGCCGGCAAACCCAAGTTCCCAACCCTAGCCTAGCCCGTATGGCCTCAAACCCAGCCGAAGCTCTACCAAGCTCACGGTGGACTTCAAGCAGTTTTTGGCTTGGGCTCGTCAAGCCAAACTTGCACACCTAAAGTCTCCCTAAAACCTTTTGTATGGTATCTCTCACACACCTCACTCACAGAGATGGAGATTCTCCATTCACAATGAATGCTTTTGCTCTTTAAAGATCAACACATGATCTAATTTCAAACATGCCACCCACCTAGATTCAGTAACACTTCAAACTTTTTCAGTTTGCCTATGAAGAGATCAATAATTAAGTAAATCTAAAACATTTCACCCCCAAGCCACATAAGACATGAGTCAATCCACATAATTAATGTCCAAAGACTATTAATAACTAATAAACAGAATTGCCAATGGGAACCAAGGGTTAAGCCAAAGGCCATGGACAAGTTTAGAAAACAAGGCAACGTTTTGCTAACAAAAAACCTGAACTTCTGATTCCAATATGCTCAGAGACAATTCCATATATCTCCTAATGTGTGGGAACTTGATTGATGTGATATCAGACACCTTGGTCGAAAAGCAAAAGCAGATCCATTGATGAGCAACTTGTCTATTTAACATCAGGCTACCAGTGATTCACAATGCAGGGGGGGGTGAATTTAAATTGAAACCCTCTGCTAAgggcacccaaaaaaaaaaaaaaaaactttgaaagtTGCGATCTCCTCGTAATCCATCTTCAAACTACCGATTTGAGTTTCTCCTCCATACAGTCTTCACCAAAAGTTTCATACTTCAAGCTTCTTGCAACATCAAAGAAATGGGCAACAGATTCTTCAGGAGTTCCAACGAGCACACCATGCCCAAGATTGAGGATGTGTCCCCTTGAGCCAGCGCATCTCACAACCCTGTCAAACAGTTCTTGTCATTAAGGAAACATAATCAACACTTGAGACATCAGTTACATAGTGCAATTCTAGCAGATACAAAGCAGACATTATTCATCCACCACTCAAGACTCGTATGTGGTTAAGAAATTGCCAGTGGAAATTAATCCTATGTCTATAAGAGACTTAATataaccaacaacaacaacaaccaaaaaGATCAAATAATAGTAAGAATTATCAGAGAAGATTAAACAGCAGATGGTCAGGAATGTCAGATCCCATAGGTAAGCCCTAATAATATTTTATGAGAAAACTCTAGGAATTGGCCAGTCAGAGATGCAGTCCTGACCCCAATAATGCTTCAAAATCTGAGCCTGAAAATATCAAGTATCATGTTACTTGAAAGTACCTTCCTCCTCAAGAAAGATTGGCTAGAGACTACCTGTAAGAGTCCAAGAGTTTACCTCATACAAtatgcaaaaaagaaaattctagaaACAATGCGTCCTTATGAGTAGTAACCTGAAGCCACCTTGGCCATCAGATTGTCTCCACTTAAGCAAATTTGATAAAGATCAAAAGTGGTATGTATGCAACCTCATATTCAATGAAAATATGATGGATTCAAGAGAATACTGCCTAAATTATATTGTATAGAGATGAAAGCATCACGTCTTGTACAATTAAATTATGACAGGTCATGGAACACAGAGTGCCAAGCTTGGGAGAACATCTTGGCCATTATATTGTCCTCACGCAAGCAATTAGGTTATACTTAACAAATGCTGGTCTGAAAGATGGTATCCAGTCAGGTCTAATCACCCCAACTTTGGCAAGATGAAACATGCAATGCAGGACAAATCTCACTATAAAGCTATTCTAGCTCAATACATTCCTACAGATGTAGCAGCAAGACGCAAGGTCAGTTAGTTCCATCCTGTGTACTCCACAATCCAATTCCTCACAGAACTAACCTTTGGATTTCATCTGTCAAGACAGAATGTGGAGAAAACAGGTAGGCTGGGTCAACATTTCCCTGAATAGTGATTCCACTACCCAGTCGTCTCCTCCCATCTGCCATATCCACCGTCCAATCAAGACCGATAACATCAACCCCAGTTCCTTGCATGCGCTCAAGAAGGCCACCATTGCCATTGATGTAGAGGACTAGAGGTGTTTGAGGGCGCTTCTTCCTCACTGCATTCACAATCTGCAGTTTCATCAACATAAAATGATGGTCAAATACAGAAAAGCAAGTGAGATTACAAGACAAAGTAATCTTTAATAGGCAGAGGCTTCTAATAGAAGTAAATTTATTGATACTGGATTTCGAAGCTGGATTTTTGGATTGTACAGTCTTTTTAATAAGGGCATAAGAAGTAAACGTAGCAATTATCCTTGCCAACAGAGGATTTATGAGACAGATGCTTTATATGGTCGATGTTATGTTGTATCATCCAAACAacaggagaaaagagaaaaatccaAAACTGCTACACCTAATATTTGGTGCAGGTTTCCCACACCCATACAGGAAGGGCATCCTTGTGGATCAGGTGGGCCAAATTTTGTGCAGAGGCATAGTTCGAggtctcaccgagatctcggtatttcAAGCTATCAAGTCGAGACCAGccacaaaacaagaaaagaacataGTCTCAACCAAAATTTCGGTCCGAGATTGGCCAAAATGTTACAATCCACCTTATATAAATACCAAAATTCAACTTGCctcggtcaaaatttcgaccaagTCTCGATGGACTTGATTGGTTTCGTTAGTTTTTGaagaacaccccccccccccccaaaaaaatctcCTATTTGCTCTAAATCTTACCCAAACAAGCTTGGAACAAGAGGATTTGTTGCTCAACAACaacatttggaggagatttgctGCCCAACAACCTTACTTGGAGGagatttgaacttgaaggaAACACATTGGAGGAGATTTGCTGCCCAACAACACTTGGAGGAGACTTGTGTGGAATGTCATACCAGTAATTCAGTATATATATACAgcatacactaccaacctagggccctaagtcaaactaccattttgggtgtgatttttaaaaaactaaggattccactatgtttatagggcctaaaataggctatcCTGCAAGTTTCATGgcctaattaggtcatatggccaccgaaaccaggggccgaaatttccaaaaaaaaaaaaaaggcatcaTCTCAGCTGAGATCTCGGTATCTCaccgagacaactcggtttTTGGACTGGCCAAAACCATGCCTGAGACCGAGACCTCGAACTTTGTGCAGAGGTAGTGCCCAAGATCCCCcatcacatatcaaatttcagggCCAACGACGTTGGCTCTGCAGTAAAATAAAACCTTGAAATCAATTAAGTCTTAATTTATGCAAAATGATAAAAAACGTGTGGACAGTTAAAAGTACAAGGGAATATGCCAACACATGTGGTGGTTTATGATAGAATTTTGCTTCGAAATTAGACACATGGGTGCAATCAAGACTCTGCCCTATCTATCCAAGCCTTGCAAAGAACCTTTTTCTGTATCTATAATCTATTAGGTGGAGTGTGCATTATATATGTTTAAAGTCAGGAGCACACAATGCGAGCATTGTGTGAAGAATTGTCTAGGGCAGGGAGAGAGGTGCAGCAACAAAAGAGGCTGTGCCTTATTACTTCCTGCTACTGGGAAGCACATATCTTTTTCTTCATCCTTTACAAAGGGAGTTTTCGGTTGAAAATTGAGGCCTTAAGGCTTTTAATGCCACTCTGTACAAAAtattaaattatgaaaaaaaaaaaaaaaaaaaaaaacatgcaacaGAAAACTGCTACTTCATGCTATGCATCTTACTATTTATGATAGGTCCAAGTGAAACTGTGAGACTGTGAAAATGTTCAAAAGCAAATTTATAGACAATTTTCTATAGAAAGATAAAGGGGAAGTTCGGAGGGTAGAGCTAACCTGCCTGCAAATGTGATTTACTAGTTCATAAAATATGCTTCAGTTCTAGTCACAAATTCTCAAAGTTCAAActgagaaaaagaaataaaggccTAACATCTTGAAGCaaaaaccaagaagaagaagaaattatttTATGTACCAAAATTGGCATAAGGAACTCCAATTACCTGTTCAATATAAGGTTTTGACCAAAGCTCCCACATATTAGGTGGTAGCTGTCCACCCCATGAATCAAAGATTTGTACACACTGAGCCCCAGAATCTACTTGGAAAATGATATAGTCAGATATTGCCTGCGTTAGATGAGATAGAAGGGCCTTCAATACATGCGGTGCAGTATGGCACATGCTTTTTATGGTTTTATACGTGCGAGTAGTACCCCCCTCCACTATATATGTAGCAATTGTCCATGGAGCCCCCACGAAACCCAGGATTGCAGCTTTCCCCCCAACCTAGAGTCACGAAAGATTGAGATACACAGGAATGAGTGAAAAAGAATCATCCAAATGCCTTGACAAAATGCATGAGACCAAGGACATAATACACAATATTTCAGGAGATCCTTAATCCCAACATAGTATAAATCAACCAAACTAGAACAAGAAGAGCCCCATCTACTATTTAATACAACAGGAAGACAAATTTACCTCCTGCCGTAATATTCTTAGTGAGTCTCCCACAAAATGAAGTTTCTCCAAGTCAATGGGATGCAAGGCTTTCAATCCCTCTTCAGAAGAAATTGGAGACTGAATAACAGGGCCCCTTACTTCTTCTATGTCAAAGGGGACGCCAAATGCAGGTAGAGGGGTAAGTATGTCAGAGAAAATAATGACCCCATCAGGATGGAAAGCATTCCAAGGCTGCAAAGAAATTTCCACAATGAGATCAATTGTCTCTGACCTCTCTCTGAAGGATGGGTATTTCTCTGCAAGCTTTCTATAAACAGCCATATACCTTCCTGCTTGCCGCATCATCCATGTTGGAGGCCGACTGACAGGATATCCTCTTGCAGCCTTGACTAAGAGTGGATCTGGAAGAgcattaaaattaaaacaaaaacaataagcTTCACTCAAGTCCTAATATAAAGTGGAGATAAAATACTGTCAGCCACCAGGTCCATAAGGAAGGTATGTTGATAAAAACCTGAGTTCATAAGGAGCTCCACATATATCCAGGCTATTGCATTAATTGAAGAATTAATGCAGGAAGTCAAAGACAATTTTTGGAGTTGGAGCAACCTTTGTGAGGGTCTAACATGAGATCACCAAGAGAGCTTACAAAACTACAATGGAGCTAAGCTCAAACTATATTATACAACTACAGTAGTTGGATCTTACAGCCTTTAATTTATTACATTCTTAATTTCCACAAATTCCAGCTATGAAGGTAGTTTTACATTGTTACGTCAATTTATGGATCAGTCCATGAGGAACATTATTCAAAACTCCCAGCAAGACAAGTTTAATGACGAAAACTGCAAAATTGGAGATTAATGTTGGGTAAATTGATGTTCAGTGACATTGGAACCTTAAATTTAGCAGGAATTTTGAGAAATTCAGATGCACACGAAACCATAATGGAAAGGATTAACTGAGTGAatgaaaatatcaaaatttttGCGGACAGATAGGAATCAGAATTCAGATACTTTGTGTGACAAGCCAATTTAGACAATTCGAATACCATATTGAAAAGGATGACACTTGCAACAGTGtcttaaaccaaaatgaaagggaaaaaaaaaaggactgaGAAGAAAAATGGAGGAACATACCCGAAGAAGATAAGCATGCCCTGGGAAATCTCTTCTGACTAAATCTCCTTTTTGGGTATCCTCTAATTTCTGTATCGCCATGTGGGGGAAATCCTAGCTGCACGAAGAAGCTCGAAGAGTTCCAACCAATCGAGCAACAACGGCTACTGCtcaaattaaaattcaaacCAAAATCTAGATTAGATTTGAAGAAAATATAAgggcaaaataataaaaattgtaaTTGAGGGAAAGATAAAGAATCTCTAAGACCTTGTTAGAGAAGGGACACTCATTGGAGGAGTCTGGGGAGCAGGGGAGAAgagcagagaagagaagagagccAAAATCTGTAAAAGGTTTGCGCCTCGCTCTCTCGTTATCTCTCGTTTCCTCTCTACCTAAGTACCTTACTCTTGGGTGTCAACAAATCATAATCAGATCCTGTCTATCTTGCCACGTCGCCAACCCCGTCTACCTTCGTCACTTGTAGCCATCTGATGGGTGCCAACACACTAAGCCAATATATGATTCTAGCCGTTGGATTAGTTTCATCACTCGTAGTTTTCAATTTTAACCATTGATCACTCAGAAGGGGCCCCAGAGTCTATAGCTTCATCTTTTGAAGAACGGTCGACCAGAATCCTCCATCTATAACACAGCGCACCCTGTGGATTTTAGCAAAACCACAAGTCGAAGGCCTTATCCTCCGCACCCAGAGTCTTCCCTCACCCGCCGTAGCTTTTCCTTCGCTCCCGGTCGCTCGCTTCAGGGTCCAAATGCTGGTGCACGATTTCTCCctacctaaaaccctaaacccttcTCTTCATTCCTTCCAATGGAAAACCTTGAAACGGCTCCCTGACCCTCACTCCAAAACCTTTCTTACCCAGATTCCTTCTAAAACAAGCCCAAGAAATCTCTCCATTCAAGGAATTTCCGGAGACAC is a window encoding:
- the LOC122663997 gene encoding uroporphyrinogen decarboxylase 1, chloroplastic isoform X2; translated protein: MLIFFGSTLSQGCKRISCQSASNMDDAASRKPWNAFHPDGVIIFSDILTPLPAFGVPFDIEEVRGPVIQSPISSEEGLKALHPIDLEKLHFVGDSLRILRQEVGGKAAILGFVGAPWTIATYIVEGGTTRTYKTIKSMCHTAPHVLKALLSHLTQAISDYIIFQVDSGAQCVQIFDSWGGQLPPNMWELWSKPYIEQIVNAVRKKRPQTPLVLYINGNGGLLERMQGTGVDVIGLDWTVDMADGRRRLGSGITIQGNVDPAYLFSPHSVLTDEIQRVVRCAGSRGHILNLGHGVLVGTPEESVAHFFDVARSLKYETFGEDCMEEKLKSVV
- the LOC122663997 gene encoding uroporphyrinogen decarboxylase 1, chloroplastic isoform X1, whose protein sequence is MSVPSLTSSRCCSIGWNSSSFFVQLGFPPHGDTEIRGYPKRRFSQKRFPRACLSSSDPLLVKAARGYPVSRPPTWMMRQAGRYMAVYRKLAEKYPSFRERSETIDLIVEISLQPWNAFHPDGVIIFSDILTPLPAFGVPFDIEEVRGPVIQSPISSEEGLKALHPIDLEKLHFVGDSLRILRQEVGGKAAILGFVGAPWTIATYIVEGGTTRTYKTIKSMCHTAPHVLKALLSHLTQAISDYIIFQVDSGAQCVQIFDSWGGQLPPNMWELWSKPYIEQIVNAVRKKRPQTPLVLYINGNGGLLERMQGTGVDVIGLDWTVDMADGRRRLGSGITIQGNVDPAYLFSPHSVLTDEIQRVVRCAGSRGHILNLGHGVLVGTPEESVAHFFDVARSLKYETFGEDCMEEKLKSVV